The genomic interval ATTTTCCCGAGCAAAAATTCGAGGCTTCATTCATGTCAATCCATAGGCCGTCCACTGGGACAAGTTCATGGAAACGACGAATCTCATCACCCCACCACGAGACAGTTTTTGGGTTGAGGAAGTCAGGGAAGTTGACAGCACCGGGCCAAACTTGAGCTAGATAAGGCTCATTGTCATACTTGATGAATACGTCGTTAGCAAGGCCTCGTTGGTACACACCATAACTCGAGTTGACAGCGATTCCAGGATCAATAATGACAATGTACTTCATGCCAATGCTGTGGATTTTGTCTAGGAAAGCCAAGAGCTTTGGACGAGGATAGTTGTTGGGGTTAAGGGTGAAATCTTTGTGTCCATCCATGTGATCATCATCGTTCCAAATCACATCAAGTGGGATTTGAGCCTTTTTGTAACTCTCAACAACTTCTTCAACTACTGATAGATTGTGGTATCCCCATCTGCATTGGTGAAATCCTGCAATATCAAAATAACAGAGTTTTTAACTCAAATGAGTAAAGGTAATGCCTTTAAACACTCTAAATTGACTTGTCATAGACCCTTTTAGGGAAAGTTGATAACTTTGGTAGGTGTAGCAAAATTAACATGCAAAAAACACATGTGGGCTACTTAATAAAATAGTGATCTTGGACCAAATATAACCTATTTGATCCTTTCTCCCACCGACacttaaaatagtaaaattaaacaaaaagacACAACATTGACATTTGACACTGTAGAGACTTCACATGAAGCATTGCCCCAAAATTGAGGAAATGAATTGAGCAATTTCCACCGAGTATTGAAAAGATGATATTTTTAGGCTTAATGATACAACAATTTCAAGGGTCCACATGTCATTTTAGAAAGTAATATGCAATAATAGGAATCAAGATCTTAGCTAATAAAGTAACAAAAAGAGTAGATCATTTTGATATAAAGccataatagtaataataataaaaataataataattgtagCTTCCCAACTTTACAAATGGCCTTGTCTTTAATGGTTACCTAACAAAAGACTCAATTTTTAAAGCAATTACTAATCAAAGAAAACAACTTTGTAGACCCAAAACAAAGATCAATGTTAAGAGATTGATAAAAaggtgttttttttaataaagtaggtaaaggaaaaggtAATGAGCCAAACCACCcaccaaccaaaataaaaagaaagaacaAAAATTAATCATAAGCTTAAACAATATGCCCATAATCACGGATTGACCACATGACTACCTATAATCCCAAAACTCAATCCATCAAAGCTAGTCTTTTCTTCTTATCTAAATACCATATCTTTAgtccataaaaaaaattaatcaaattcTAAACAAAATCAAAACACATCAATCCCCAAAGCACAATACATAATTgaatcaaaaattaaatataataaataaccaAATCAAGAATTTGGGACCACAACAACAaaaccaaataataataataataaccatTAAATATCTAAAATGAAGATAATGTAAGAAAACCATACCAAGAGACCAGTAAGGCATAGGAGCCGGACGGCCGATAAATGACGTGTACTGATCAACGACGTTAAGAGGAGACGGCCCAGAAAAGAAGTAAAAGTCGAAAACACCCCCAATAACCTTATAAGTCAAAGAATTTCCTCTGTAAAAAACGTCCATTCCGTTACTGTTAAGTAACAGAACGGCGTGAGAGTAAGCTTTTCCGTCAACGTTCCGGAGATCCATGTACACCGGGTGAGAGCCGTACAGATCGGTATTCAGATTAATCGCCGAGGCATCGGTGGTGTACAGAGTGTACGGATCGTTAGGGTACAGCTTAATACCGTGGGGCTGCGTGTTCTCACCGAGTCCGTACAACGACGCATCTTTGGGTAACCTAGTTGAAATCTCGAGATACTGATCTTTGAACACTAAATCGCCAAATGGGTCTGATTTTTCCGAGCTGGTATTGAAGAGGACCTGACCGTCGGATTTTCTTTTGACGGCGAAACCAAATGGGTCGGAAACGAAGCTGAAAATAAGCTCCGAGCCGGAATATTCCGAAACTGTAATGGGGTTTTTCAGTGACCGGCCGAGGGTCATTCTCGATACCGGAGGCTTTTCTCTCGGCAAGAGATCGTACGGAACTTCCCATCTTTGTTTATCGGCGTCGGTGATATGAACTCTCAGACGGTCCTCTGTTTCGTGCCTgagaaaaaaagaaacagaGCAAAGCAAAGCAAAGCAAAGCTTAGGAAAAtacaaagaaaaattattaaagcgAAAAACGACGTCGTTTTATAAGCTTACTTAACGAAGAGCTGTAAATTTGGGATATCAGAACCGTAGACATCGTTCTTTGTTTTGACTTGAAGATGACCGATTAAAGCGCCGTCTGGGGTTTCTTGTACGGCGAGTAAACGGTAACCTTGGCCTATCTTAGTTGGAGCAGTAGTGGGCTTTGTCTTGGACTTGGAAGAAGTGACTCCATGAATGGATAGAAGTAGAGATAGAAAGAGTATAGAGAGAcataaggaagaagaagaagaagaagaagaagaagaagaagacataGTTGAGTTGAGTTCACTCTCTTGGAACTGAGAACTATTCGGTGTTGGAACTTGAGGTTTATAAAATACGCCCAAcacctttatttttattttgcaataaaaaaattaccacaaattcgattttttattttttagagttTTATCcctaagttattttatttttttttttttgtaaaaatttatttGAACTGTTAAAATTgttgtttatgtttatttgGTGGTTATGAGTTACAAATACaatataattacaatataaGAGTTTATGATTTAGGtttattatgttgttttttCGGTAATTTTTATGTGGGTTGTTATATGAATTTTAGTTGTGATTTAAGTTTATGTTAGTTTCTACAAGAGTTTTTGTATGGACGtacgtaaaaatacaaaaaaaaaatataataaatatttaattaagtttaatttttaacagtaataatacaaatatttacgtgttattttttttattagtatatttaaataaatttttaaatcaaaaataaaaatttaattagttgGATCAATAAGGATTCTTACGGTGTCATTTACttaatattcaaaaatataatttatgtattATTACGGTGAGAAAttaaacttatttatttatttacaatcaagaattatacttatatatttatgctgtaaattattttttattattatttagacttgtattaaatttaagttaccttaatattaaattaatttttataattcatGATGAACTtttataagataaaaaattaggGGTGTTCCTATAATACGTATTAGGGTGTATCAATGTATGTACTCTAAATTGTTttggaattttaaaaaaaattaatttaattttttttatagacaTGTGtgttataaataatttacaatataaaaattaatggtGTAAccatctattttttaaattttattttttatgtgttaaattttttaaaaaaatttaaagatattttaaataattataaatgaccataaaaaaaataaattccaattttttttcaaatactaaaatatataaaagttcATAGTTGGAGGTGACCCCTATTtagtctgaaaaataaaaaataataattatcgagagagagaaaaagattgGGTACGTGTGGGGGTGCCTATGACCGTTTTGTGCACGTGACTATGATGGGGTGTGTGGGGTTAGTGGGTCCCATCTATTATACGTAATTTTTAGCGTGGGTGGGCCCCACTTGTCGGGCTTTGATATACGAAAAAACGGTATGGTTAGAGCAGAGGATCCTTCTGTGGCGCTCATCGAATGGGTTACGGTAAAATCAAGATGGTGAGGTGTGTGATTTTGATTGGGTAAGAATATGGGGAGTATTTAAGTAGAGTAAGGTTTGAGCGTAGAGGAgtaatttgaagtgatttatttAAGTACACGTCACGTCGTTTGAGGTTAACGTTGGATGAGAAGTGAGGAGAGTGGAAACCGTGATTGGCGGTGTCTATTAACGTTTCATGCCAATAGTTCACTCACGTGTAAGTTGCTCATGGGTTGTAATTAACTAGAGAATTGCTAAAATGATTActtaatcatattttattagtataattaagtgtcgggtctcatataatttaataaattaaacatatacaTGTCCGAACGAGGGTGCTATCCTCATCTCTATCCTATTTAATATCCGAGGATCAAAAATTATCTCCGGTCCcgtttcatttctattttcaatttagGTGGGAAATCTGTGTCCTATACAGGTACTCGTGGGGCCCATTATACTCATGGTTAAATTTCTATCCCTATACGTTACACAATAAATAGAGGATTTTTTTccatttaaaaaattcattgtCTATCTTAATGCAggtatttaagaaaaattaaacaataaaatattaatataaaaaaataaaatttttaacttGTGATGTTCAATCTCACTAATAAAAttcttacaaaataaaaaaaaatgattaatattaaatatttaataaatagtgTAACTATTATAATTTGAAGACTTTATATCACTTAATTGTGATCCTCTCTATTGCTAAAAGTGTCtctattaattatatttgatattttcCAAATATTAAGTTTGGAAAAGACtcctttcaaaattaaattaaagcagtaattttttttttgtttgtgtgggataaataattaaatattctcaTTTTTTAGTACGTAAAAATTCAGCCTAAAATTCAATTACAACAACAATGCCATGGCCTATTTCATTTGACATAATTttggcttcttcttctttttcttttttttttaacagaaaaaaaatgcaatatattatagttattatgtattaaaattTCAACCacagcaaaaaaaataaaataaataaagtattaaaattttgaaagaatATTTTGAATCATAAAAACTTTTGCAATAatatttcacttttttttttgagaaataatGAAAACAGTTACTTATTTTTTCAATATCATTTATTAGGTTTAATAGAAAACAATATTTTCTAAACTAATCctgacaaaaatatatatataaatttgaaactttttttttcttttgtccaGAATAAGAAAGTAGTAAATCTAAATTAtacgatatatatatttacttctCTCCAATATACAAATATACAAAGTAGTAAATGTAAATTAtacgatatatatatttacttctCTCCAATATACAAATATACAAAGTAGTAAATGTAAATTatacgatatatatatatatatttatagaatagttataatttatttattttacgtaaataattataatatttaagatatgtaTATTGGTGTTTAAATACGATTTTCATTGGTAGCTTATTCCATTATTAATAGACCCATCAAcgattcttttttatttttattattattaatgtccAATGTATTCAGTCACTCTTTATCTATGTCGGtggtaataattaaacctaattaATTCTGGTGcacaataatataaataataaataaaatttacttttttttatatataattatttaataaataataaaacacaagaTCTcagagaataattttttcattttaatgtaTGTTATAAGTTTcctaataacatatatatatatttttttggtacTTAATACTTATCTTATTATAGAAGAGGTAGAAATATGGTATATGTTAATTAGTTTAAATATTTGTACTCATAAACCTTTCTTAATAAGAAAGCCAAGTCTAAAAGGCCTAATAATACCAGAATATTATTCTGTCTATAGATTCGAATCTATGCACTTAAGTCCATACAGATTACAAAATCTTCATGATCGACTGTTAATATGAGCTAAGTGCTACTAACATCATTGATTATCAAAATAGAAATTCAACTATGCTGATATCAGTGGCCATGTGATCAATCCATTAGGGCAAAGTGAAAAATTTACTAATTTAGGGTCCCAAATGCTAATAATCGTTGAGTTGGTTACATTCTTACCAACTCAAATCATTTCTTGCCTTCTTTATAAAAATAGGTAAAATCGAGTAAGAAAGGAGGTTGATTCCCTCTCTGATTCGATCTCTTGTTTTCATTTTCTCACTAttggattaaaaaaaatcttgggcacatatatgtataatatatatgttaaacTGTGATATAAAATTAAGTGATCAATTATGTTATAGATATATCAAAAATGCATGAAGGCTCAGTTTGGGGGAGCTTTTTAAGAAGCTAAAATCACTTTTGAAAAAAGTTATGAGTTAATATGTGTttggtaaaatttaaaaaatattttttaaaaaaatttaagtgaAATTTATAGTTTTTAGGAAAAGTTGGCCCACCCTAGCTTGGGATTTTAGCTTTTAAGGGAAGCTACAATTTTGGTTTAATGATAATAATTACACACTGCGATGTTAAAGTTAGGAGTGGGACTATGTGTGTGGTGGTTTTGGTAAGAAATTTTTTGAGAAAAGTTTTGTGAATTGTTACTGGATATTCTGGACTTCACTAATTTTCTTATCAAAGAAGTTACAACTTGCTTATTTTGCCTTGAAGACGCAAACCTTTTGAAATATATATGATTTTGTGATGTTTGAGAGCAATTGTGAGATTGTTATTAATTCCCTTAATGGGATTTTTTCTAATTGGAAAATTGATAATTACGTGCACCATTATAATATGCTCTCATTTTTGTTTGcgtagtaatttttttttatttcgagACTGTGTAATCAATGTAGTTAATTGGACATTTGTTAATAACTTAAATGGTAGATATCTACTATTTcgataaatattttttctaattatatatcatgaagtctaagtttttttatttattaacgtaacttttcaaaaaaaaaaaactaatatagaaaatatattttttaaaaaataaataaaatagtgatGAGGGTTGGATGTGGCCCAAATTAAGAAGGTATATTTTGTAGATTTGTGATCGTAAATTAATTTCCACGTATTGAATGAAATGCTTCAAAAATACACAACATGCAACGTGGATAGATATCTTATTTATTCACAACGTTACGTACATATAATATCTATTATTAATGAAATCTATACACTGAGATTCATCTCTATATGGTGttgtttggaacgccgtattaggtcgtattgtattgtattatattgaattgaattatatatcatatttaagtgtccataaaagttaatactacatatagttttacataaaaatattacataaaatacaatttaatataatacaatacaatacgacctaatacagccttccaaacgagccctatatGTATTGGTGAGTGTGTATACGTTAAAAGAAAAATCACAAGCCCCACGTACTACACTcagaaaaaatactaaaaaaaattactattaatTAGCCCATAATGAAtttattcataataataatacaaaaatttgGCGCTAAACTcaaattaagccatttaattttattttattttttctccattattattaatttctgtttacgaaaaataaaaaaagtggaGACAAAATTTTGTTAGACACAAGATTCCTGGGAAGCCTAAAAATCGCcgtttatgaatttaattatgaGATCTAATGCTAATCTCATTTGGagtttctgtatatatatataatatagtacAATTGATCTGATACTGATCAAcactttaataataataattaaaaaaaaaatggatatgGTTTACACGTGGAGACAAAGATCATCTTTGGATTATTATTCACGATCCTTGattcactactaattaattgatataatatctattttgttaattaataatttaaacagGTATGTAATAATGCTCATTGGGTGTATAAGAATTAAGAACGAAGTAATGAACTGACCCAAATGTATGtatgtaaatttttatattattattgtttgtttgttttgggGTCATTCAAAACGacatacttaatttttttaaggccTAATTAATTTTTCACTGAAGCTTAATTGatgggtatttttttttttttttctatgagaaGAGTGTGAAGTTATTAAGTTATTACTACGGTCGCcaaaatatcttaataatccTTTCCACAAAATCAAATCAATATTTTGCCAAGTCCAGATTTGGATATTATAATAGGTTAATcccattatatataatatttctgCTTCAAGTCTTTGTTAGGTTTTCTGAAATGAATAAGGATTGATCATCCACTATTTCTATAAATTAACATGAATATTTTTAGCTTAATATTTTACTCTCATTTGCacgtttttgagaaaacttCTAAGGCTACGTGATAAGATTGCTCTAGTTCAAGTTCGTTTAACTTTTGAGTTCTTTATAATGGTAGTttaccaaaaaacaagatgcaccttattAATATATGCAGTACATATCAATTTATTTAAGTCTTAAAATCATCACACTTAACATTCTCCAAGTAATAATGTAATTAAATTGCACaatttatctaatatttttcctTACGGATCACAAGACTACTATCACAATTGCAAtaattttaagttatttttttgtttcaattaataaaaaagtaattgtATTAACTTTCAaaacaattagatttttaattatgTTATCATGATAATTTCAATTTATTAGTTTTTTGTAAGGATAAGATTCTTTTCATTGATtctaataaaaaa from Cannabis sativa cultivar Pink pepper isolate KNU-18-1 chromosome 4, ASM2916894v1, whole genome shotgun sequence carries:
- the LOC115715133 gene encoding alpha-xylosidase 1, with translation MSSSSSSSSSSSSLCLSILFLSLLLSIHGVTSSKSKTKPTTAPTKIGQGYRLLAVQETPDGALIGHLQVKTKNDVYGSDIPNLQLFVKHETEDRLRVHITDADKQRWEVPYDLLPREKPPVSRMTLGRSLKNPITVSEYSGSELIFSFVSDPFGFAVKRKSDGQVLFNTSSEKSDPFGDLVFKDQYLEISTRLPKDASLYGLGENTQPHGIKLYPNDPYTLYTTDASAINLNTDLYGSHPVYMDLRNVDGKAYSHAVLLLNSNGMDVFYRGNSLTYKVIGGVFDFYFFSGPSPLNVVDQYTSFIGRPAPMPYWSLGFHQCRWGYHNLSVVEEVVESYKKAQIPLDVIWNDDDHMDGHKDFTLNPNNYPRPKLLAFLDKIHSIGMKYIVIIDPGIAVNSSYGVYQRGLANDVFIKYDNEPYLAQVWPGAVNFPDFLNPKTVSWWGDEIRRFHELVPVDGLWIDMNEASNFCSGKCKMPKGQCPTGTGPGWICCLECKNITNTRWDDPPYKINASGLQVPIGFKTIATSAVHYNGVMEYDAHSLYGFSQSVATHSALQGLQGKRPFILSRSTYVGSGKYAAHWTGDNQGTWENLRYSISTMLNFGIFGVPMVGADICGFYPQPTEELCNRWIEVGAFYPFSRDHANYYSPRQELYQWDSVAQSARNALGMRYKLLPYLYTLTYEAHTSGAPIARPLFFSFPTYTECYGLSTQFLLGSGLMVSPVLEQGKSKVKALFPPGSWYSLFDMTQTIVSKGGKYVTLDAPLHVVNVHLYQNTILPMQQGGMISKEARKTPFTLVVTFPAGESDGKAEGKLFLDDDELPEMKLGNGQSSYVDFYASVSKGYVKIWSEVQEGKFALDNGWIVGKVSVLGLGGGGASAVEIDGKAVTPGSSSVEMTLSDQVHVQGEDEDENGEGKSKSVMVEVNGLSLLVGKNFALSWKMGVSS